Sequence from the Montipora foliosa isolate CH-2021 chromosome 12, ASM3666993v2, whole genome shotgun sequence genome:
CGACCACCCTCTGTCTCcattttcgtcgtcgtcgtcatggATCGTGTCGTTTTACTCAGTGATGTCTCGCCAGAATTTCCGAATAATACCAGCAGCAGTTTCAAAGTCCGTTTACCGCATCCTGTGAAATTTGATGGAGACTGGGAAGTGGGTCTGACCTCTGTGTCCATGCCCGACCAAGGGTTGGATTTGAAAGAATTGTTGGATCCCGACAAAGACAGTTTGTTATCAAACTGGTACCGAGTGGATGCCGACCGAATCCATATCCTAACAGATACGGTTCACCGCGATGATCTCATTCGAAAGCAATCCGCCATCGTCGATGGGGTGGGATTCATGAAAGCTCTCCTTCATCAGATGGAATGGCAGAGAAACACGACGCTCCAAAACATTAGAGGTGGGAGCGTGCTGGACCATAGGCGGGTGACGTTTCGTTGGGAAGAAGAGGATGCTGTGATGGAGCAGAAGACCTTACGCGATATCAATTAGCCGACATCCGATTTTCCATTCAGAAACATGTCGCCTTACGCTTGGGATGGTTGACGAGAATGAAGGATGGAACGTACAACTTGGATCCTAATCTCGAATATTCCCTCTATGACAAGGATGCCCAAAAAATGACCCATGTGAGTGCGACTGAATGGCCTACCAATCGTCTGTGGTCCGTCCCCTATGGATCGGACGACGAACTCGTCCTCAGTCAGATGGTGGAGTGGAAATTTCGGAATCTCAATAAAGCTTTCGAACAGGCCGTCACCCAGACGTCGAGAACCTTGCTCTTGTATTCGGATGTGGTGAACAGTAACATTGTGGGGGATGCATCGCATCCTTTAGTGCGTGAAGTCTATTACCGACGAAGTGGTGTGGGTACTGTGTATTTCGAACCTCTACACATCCAATGGTTACCATTACGTCGCCCGTACTTGGACGTGATCAAAGTCAGTTTTGGCAAAAGCAGTGGACATCTGGTTGTGTTTGGAAAAGGCAAGACCATCGTCACCTTTCAATTTCATCGTCGTGGGGCGCACGTATAAAAACCGGTCGCCCCCTCGTAGGCAAAGACACAATATCCCCATGAGAGGCGGAAGTCTGACACGGTATTACCCTCCCGCTGCACGCGGTCAAGGCGGGGACGGTTTCACAGAGGAATTGATTCAGATCGCTGCGCCCGTGATCTTGGAATCGTTGCAATCGGGACTTCGTACAGCTTCCAGTGGAAAATCTTTGGGTGTTGTTGGAGACGTCATCGGACAAACCTTGAAACGACGAGTCAAACGGAAAGCCGCCGCACTCATCCAAGCTGGGGTGAAAGCGGGAGGCCAGCACGTCTATAAAAAAGCCAAACGCAAAGTCTCGCACATCTTTGGTCGAACATGAACACGTACGTGGTTCAATCGCGTCCGCGTCGTCAACGGGGGCATTGAGTCGGTATGGGACGCCAGGTTCCAGTATAAAAGGCACCGACCATCCACGTCAGGTCGGTGGTTGGTTGAGCGGAGCCGTGTCACGACCTCCTGAGTACGCCTTAGTCCCGCTCTTGACCTGAAGACTTCAAAGAAGacgaaaaaagaagaagaaacgaTGAGTTTGGATGTGTTTACAATCCCCTCGGCCAACGTGACCGTGAAAGGGTATCGCAACGTGAAGTACAGTCCATCCAGTACTGGGATCACACCCGTTTCCTTTTCCATCCCAGCCTTGGACGATTTCGTAGATTTGAACAGGAGTTTTTTGGAAGtggaattgaaattgaattccGCATCGACGAATGGCATCGTGGCCGACGCCAACGCGGCTTCAGATGGGGACAATACCCGATTTGTCTATGTGACCAACAATCTGGGTCACACGCTCTTCAAACAGATGAATCTACGGTTCAACGGCACTTTGATGAGCGAACAGACCGATACGTACGTCTACAATGCCTTCTTGGAGACGCTGCTGAATTACAATCGAGATGAAGGGGAGACCTTGCTGGCGCCTCAAGGTTgggtgaattatttgaatgtgaCAGAACACTTAACTGCCGGTGGAGCCGCGGATGACATTTGCACGACGAATGGATGGGGACACGGTGATGCCACTCCCTTGAAGACGGCCACCGTACCAttctacaacaacaataaaGCCACCTTCATCGTGCATCCGCATCTGGAAGCCTTTCGCACAGGACGCGTGCTGGTGCCTGGGGTGGAGATCGTCTTGGAATTGTTTTGCAACCGACCCGAGTTCTTTTTGTTTGGAACGAATACCAGTGGTGTGGGAGTCAAACATCAAGTGACGTTGAGTCAAGGTGACCTCAAAGTGACGCTGCATCTCTGCCGTTTGTCCCTGAACCCATCCGTCTACAATGCCCTACAGGCCAAGAGAAAAGTCAAAGAACAGTGGGCCAATTATCCAGTGGTCCGAAGCGAGATCCGTACGTTTTCGTTCGATGGACGGACCACCAAGTTCCTGGAAGACAACGTGTTTGTGGGCCGGATGCCGGACCGGATGATCGTGGGGTTGTTGGAGAGTCGAGGTTTCAATGGCGATTTGGAGTATTACCCGTTCGCTTTCCAGAAATTTGGGGTGATCCGGATTCGTCAAGTCATTGACAGCGAAGAATATCCGTACCCAACCTTGGAACTAAATGGAGGCAATGGCCGTAAAGACCTGTTGGGATACCATCGTTTCTTAGAAGTCAGTGGTTCGTTGCTGAATCATCGTCCGAGTATGATCCAACCCAGTGAATGGGGACAGGACAAGAATTGTACGTTGTTTGCCTTTAACAATGTACCCAATGGAGACGCGGATGCTCCAGGACATCGAAACCCTAGACAAGCCGGCAATGTTCGTTTGGAAATCGATTTTCGTGCGATCCCTAACAAGAATCTCACGGTCGTGGTATGGGGTGAGTTCGAGAATGTGTTCCAGATCGACGACAAGGGTGGGATTCTATATAACGTGCGTCGATGAACCCCAAGAACAAAACATGGAATTTGTGCCGTTGAGTGACGTCGCCCTTCGTCATTTGGCATTGGACAATCCTATCCTGAAACGTGTCTTTGACGGCGTGCATCCTTCCGATGGGTTACCATCCCGTCCCACCCGCACAACGCGAGCCGCCTACATTGTGAACACGGATCCACGAGGCGAACCTGGAAAACATTGGTTAGGACTCTGGACGGAAGAGGGAGCATGTGAAGTCATGGACAGTTACGGCTTACCTCTCACCACCCATCAGGCACCAGGTTTGCACGACTGGTTGGCGCCATGGTCCCCGGTATGGCGCAACGATCGGACCTTACAAGCCTTGAACAGTACGGCGTGTGGTCATTATGCTTTGCTGTTTTTAAAAGAACAAGCCCGAGGACGGACCATGGAAGAGTTTTTAGAAGGATTTTCCTCGTATGATTTGTGGGGAATGATCGGATGGTGGGTAATCAAGTCCGTCGTCTTTTGGTTCAAGATTTGAATGCCATACCCTTGAATCAATCGTGTATTGCGCATGAGTTTGTTGTGATTCGTGAATAAAAAAGGCGTACCTCATGGAAACGGTATGCGTGTCTTGTCTTACATAAATAGTAGGGTCGTACACGTATAATATCAACGATGGACGTCGGTACACAACCGGGCCCTTTAAAAGAAGTGTACCCTCTCGTCCTTTCTTGCTTTTATCATGATACGTATGCCCAGTAGTACGATGATTGTCGGTCCGTCAGGAAGTGGCAAGACGCAATTGACCGAAGCGCTCTTGACGGAAGGCACCGTGTTTGAGGGCAGAAAGACACGACCGTGTCATTACTGTTACGCCGTATGGCAACCCCGGTTCGATGGTATGAAACGTCAAGGCATCCAGTTTCACGAAGGAATCCCTGACGTCGCCGATCTTCAAACATGGTTTCCTCAAGGTGGGGTGTTGGTCTTGGACGATCTCATGGATGAAGGAGGAAGCGATAAACGCGTGTTGGATCTCTTTACGCGAGAATCCCATCATCGACACATTACGGTCTTGTACTTGTGTCAAGATCTGTTTCCACCTGGGAAATTTGCCAGGACCATTTTGCGCAATGCGCATTACGTGATTGTCTTCAAGAATCCCAGGGATCAGACGGGATGTCGCGCGTTGGTCCTCCAAGCCTTTCCAGATCGATGGCGAGACGTCCTCAAACTCTTTGTCGCGTGCACGCAACGTCCTTACGGGTATCTCATGATCGACCTTCATCCTGCGTCCGACGACCGATTCCGGTTGTTCAGTCATGTGACACAGCAAGACGGTCCCACGGTGGTGTACGAGCGCCAATGAGTTCCTCTTGGGCAAAGACAACGGATATAAAAGGAGGGGAGCTGCACTGACCACAGGACATTACGCCCCCTTTGGTGGAAAAGAAACGTGTGATGGTACGAAGACGAAGAAAGCGCGTGATCCGACGTCCAGGCGTTCGAAAACGACAACAACGTGGAGGCATCCTTCCATTGCTCGCTTTGGCGATTCCTCGTCTGATTGCAGCAGGAAAAGCAGCAGCGTTAGGAGGTGTGGGAGCCGCCACCTGTTACGGTGTCAAAAAAGGGCCGGAAGCGGCCACCCGACGACAAGGTCGACGTTAAGTATAAAGGGAACTTATCCAAAAACCCAAGGATCGTCTCATCATGTCTTGGCGTATCGGACGTCAACTCCCGTTTCTTCGGAGTATCTTAAAAGCAGCCGATCATCAGACACGTCGCGAACGCTTGCAAGCGGCCAATGCCGATCAGATCAATGCCTTGAGCGAATTGGTCATGAACACGCTTCGTGGAAAGATTCCCGTATCGTCGTCCACCCTGACCAAGTTACGACCTCATCAACAAGCACTGAGAGACATGACCCGTCGTAAACATTCCTTGAAAAAGCGTCGTCAGATTATGATGAGTCAGCAAGGTCTGAACACGGCGTGCCACCATTGCCTGCGAGGTGGACGCGTCCATAAAAGAGCGTCGGTGGGTGATGAGGTGTCATTGTGATCCAGGTCTGGCAAGGATTGCATAACATGGACGATGAATGGTGTGATACGTGGACGTACGGTTCTCGTTCAATTTGTGCGATAAAAGATCAGATCCGACATCTTCGACATCGCGAACGTGAACAATGCGAGATGATACATCAATTGACCGACCAACTTCAAGAACGGAATAAAGACCTAAGTCAACTCGAACGAAAGTTGGGCGATCTGAAACA
This genomic interval carries:
- the LOC137980854 gene encoding uncharacterized protein F54H12.2-like encodes the protein MSLDVFTIPSANVTVKGYRNVKYSPSSTGITPVSFSIPALDDFVDLNRSFLEVELKLNSASTNGIVADANAASDGDNTRFVYVTNNLGHTLFKQMNLRFNGTLMSEQTDTYVYNAFLETLLNYNRDEGETLLAPQGWVNYLNVTEHLTAGGAADDICTTNGWGHGDATPLKTATVPFYNNNKATFIVHPHLEAFRTGRVLVPGVEIVLELFCNRPEFFLFGTNTSGVGVKHQVTLSQGDLKVTLHLCRLSLNPSVYNALQAKRKVKEQWANYPVVRSEIRTFSFDGRTTKFLEDNVFVGRMPDRMIVGLLESRGFNGDLEYYPFAFQKFGVIRIRQVIDSEEYPYPTLELNGGNGRKDLLGYHRFLEVSGSLLNHRPSMIQPSEWGQDKNCTLFAFNNVPNGDADAPGHRNPRQAGNVRLEIDFRAIPNKNLTVVVWGEFENVFQIDDKGGILYNVRR
- the LOC137980855 gene encoding uncharacterized protein, yielding MIVGPSGSGKTQLTEALLTEGTVFEGRKTRPCHYCYAVWQPRFDGMKRQGIQFHEGIPDVADLQTWFPQGGVLVLDDLMDEGGSDKRVLDLFTRESHHRHITVLYLCQDLFPPGKFARTILRNAHYVIVFKNPRDQTGCRALVLQAFPDRWRDVLKLFVACTQRPYGYLMIDLHPASDDRFRLFSHVTQQDGPTVVYERQ